TCCATTTGAACCCATTATCGATACCAAATTACCTCTATCTACATCCATGCTAAATGCATTAATGACCTTCTCCTCGCCATATCCAACTACTAGCTCTTTAATACTTATCAACATTATACAAGAGACCTCCTTTTCAATATCAAATATATCACTATAGGCGCTCCTATAACGGCTGTCATAGCACTGAGTGGGATCTCTGCAGGGGCTAATAATACCCTAGACATCATGTCGCAAAAAATAGAAATAATAGCCCCTAAAAACAATACTCCTGGTATTAACACTCTATTGTTCGATGTTCGAAATACAAGGCGTGTAATATGAGGTACAGCTAATCCAATGAATGAAATTGGTCCTGTAAAAGCTGTAATAATTGCAGTTATAAGACTCGATATAAGTATTATTATTCCTCGTATTCTCTTTATATTTACTCCCATACTTCTAGCATAATTCTCACCTAATACAAAAGCATTTAATGGTTTTGCTAATAATATCACAATCACTATCAGCGGACTCAAAATTTTTAACAATACAAAAATCTTTTCCCAGGACATACCACTATAACTTCCCATAGTCCAAATAACATATCCGTGTAATGCCTCTTTTTCTGCAAAAGCTACTAGACTGCTTGTTATAGCGCTTGTTATGTATCCCATCATGAGACCTATTACCAAAAGCGATAGACTATTCTGAATTTTGTTTGAAACCAAAAGCACCACAATCATAACAATCATCGCTCCAACAAAAGCTATTCCAACCTGTATCGGTGATGATATTTTCTCAAATCCAAATTTTATTCCGCCAAGTATCAGCAAAGCCATAGCTAGAGATGCTCCTGAGGATATACCTAATATATAAGAATCTACCAATGGATTCTTAAACAAAATTTGTAACAATATACCTGCTGTTGCCAAACCTGCTCCGCAAATAAGCGCTCCAAAAACCCTAGGTAATCTAATTTTCCAAATAATTGATGAAAAATCACTACTCCCATTACCAGTATTTATCAATGTATCTACAACATCTTTAAACGGTATTTTCACTGCTCCAAACATAATACCAGCTAAAAAACTTATAATTAATATAAATGCCAAAAAAACAAATAGTAAGAATGTATTTCTGTTTTTCATGCTCTCTCCCCCTAAATATAAAAATAGAAAAGAGCGCAAAAGCGCTCTTTTAAAGATGCTATTTCTTCATTTTTACAAAATGATTAATATCCTGTGTTTCAAATAATTCCGGATAGAACATCATAGCCAAATCTTCTATATAATCATAAGTGTGAGCTAAATCTTGATAAAAATTAGGTGCTTGATACCAAGCATTATTTTCTTTAACAAACTTTGCATTTTCAAGAAGTGGTGTCTCTTCAACCAGTGATTTAATAGAATCTGGTCCTCCATACTGTGGCATAGAAGATGAAATCATTATTTCCGCATCCTTAAACTTCAAATAGTATTCTTCCGCGCTTACATTTTTTTGATCTTTAGTAATAGCTTTTCCTAAATAATCTCCTCCAGCAAGATCAATCATCTCTGCTACATATGATTCTCCTGGTGCTATATTGTATGTCTTAGAATATGTTGAATACGCTCCCCAAGCAATCTTTTTTCTATTCTCAATTCCATCTATCCTCTGTTTTAAATGCTCAAGTTTTTCTACTTGTTCATCATAATATTTCATAGCAGCTTTATCTTTATTTAGAAGAGCGCCCCAAAACTTAACCGTCTCTAATCTTCCAAATGCCCTGTTCTCTTCATAATCGAAGCAGCCAATATATTTATAACCTAGCTCATCATATTTTGCTTTATCATCCCATGCTGATGTCATAAGTATAAGCTCTGGTTTAAGTAATTCTAACGATTCAAAGTTTATGCTCATACCATTTCCTACATTGGATACCTTGCCTTCCAATATCTTATTTTTCATTTCTTCAATTGTCCATACTTCAGCTGGATTAGTAACTCCTGTAACAACATCCATAGAACCAAGTGCATTTAACATGGACACTTGAGTTGTAGAACCAGCCATAACATTTTTCATAGGCGTTCTAATCACCTTCAAATTTTCATAACCATCTGGTATCTGATTGCCATTTGGAACTAGTAAAAATTCCTGTTCTAAAGAATCCTTTATTTTTTTATTACCATTTC
Above is a window of Tissierellales bacterium DNA encoding:
- a CDS encoding stalk domain-containing protein gives rise to the protein MKKWKLGLNVIAISLLMSTHVFAANVVNLFVNGEHIETSVSSKIENGRTLVPLRAIAEALGAEVSWNQENQTIKLAEDSKNIELKIGKKTALVNGESVSLEIAPKVESGTTLVPVRFVAENLDSDVKWNEKESAVNINDSMPIGKADLDYATKFEIEYLGNGNKKIKDSLEQEFLLVPNGNQIPDGYENLKVIRTPMKNVMAGSTTQVSMLNALGSMDVVTGVTNPAEVWTIEEMKNKILEGKVSNVGNGMSINFESLELLKPELILMTSAWDDKAKYDELGYKYIGCFDYEENRAFGRLETVKFWGALLNKDKAAMKYYDEQVEKLEHLKQRIDGIENRKKIAWGAYSTYSKTYNIAPGESYVAEMIDLAGGDYLGKAITKDQKNVSAEEYYLKFKDAEIMISSSMPQYGGPDSIKSLVEETPLLENAKFVKENNAWYQAPNFYQDLAHTYDYIEDLAMMFYPELFETQDINHFVKMKK
- a CDS encoding iron ABC transporter permease, producing the protein MKNRNTFLLFVFLAFILIISFLAGIMFGAVKIPFKDVVDTLINTGNGSSDFSSIIWKIRLPRVFGALICGAGLATAGILLQILFKNPLVDSYILGISSGASLAMALLILGGIKFGFEKISSPIQVGIAFVGAMIVMIVVLLVSNKIQNSLSLLVIGLMMGYITSAITSSLVAFAEKEALHGYVIWTMGSYSGMSWEKIFVLLKILSPLIVIVILLAKPLNAFVLGENYARSMGVNIKRIRGIIILISSLITAIITAFTGPISFIGLAVPHITRLVFRTSNNRVLIPGVLFLGAIISIFCDMMSRVLLAPAEIPLSAMTAVIGAPIVIYLILKRRSLV